One Camelina sativa cultivar DH55 chromosome 3, Cs, whole genome shotgun sequence genomic window carries:
- the LOC104774226 gene encoding serine-threonine kinase receptor-associated protein isoform X1, whose translation MGAPLVCHGHSRPVVDVAYSPVTPDGFFLISASKDSNPMLRNGETGDWIGTFEGHKGAVWSCSLDKNAMRAASASADFTAKIWNALTGDELHSFEHKHIVRACAFSEDTHLLLTGGMEKIVRIFDLNRPDAPPKEIGNSPGLIRTVEWLHSDNTILSSCTDTGDIRLWDIRSDKIVQTLETKFPVTSAEVSQDGRYITTADGSSVKFWDANNFGLLKSYDMPCNVESASLEPKHGNTFIAGGEDMWVHRFDFQTGEEIGCNKGHHGPVHCVRYAPGGESYTSGSEDGTVRIWVVGSVNHEESNSSGHVKLVAEEVVRKAESLRISEKTVEAK comes from the exons ATGGGTGCTCCGTTAGTGTGCCACGGGCATTCTCGTCCCGTCGTCGATGTGGCTTATAGTCCGGTGACTCCAGATGGGTTCTTTCTCATTAGCGCAAGCAAAG ATTCGAACCCGATGCTGAGGAATGGGGAGACTGGTGACTGGATAGGGACTTTTGAAGGACATAAGGGAGCAGTTTGGAGTTGCAGCCTTGATAAGAATGCTATGCGTGCTGCCTCAGCTTCTGCAGATTTCACTGC GAAGATATGGAATGCATTGACAGGAGATGAATTACACTCCTTTGAACACAAGCACATTGTCCGTGCATGTGCCTTTTCAGAG GACACTCACCTTTTACTCACTGGTGGAATGGAGAAAATTGTTCGGATATTTGATTTGAATCGGCCAGACGCACCACCAAAAGAAATTGGAAATTCCCCTGGTTTAATCAGAACCGTTGAATGGCTTCATAGTGATAATACTATCTTAAGCTCTTGCACAGATACCGGTGACATTAG GTTATGGGACATAAGAAGTGACAAGATTGTTCAAACATTAGAAACAAAGTTCCCAGTTACTAGCGCTGAAGTAAGTCAGGATGGGCGATATATAACTACTGCTGATGGATCTAGTGTTAAATTCTGGGATGCCAATAA TTTTGGATTGCTGAAGAGCTATGACATGCCTTGCAACGTTGAATCGGCATCCTTGGAACCAAAACACGGAAACACTTTCATTGCTGGAGGAGAAGATATGTGGGTGCATAGGTTTGATTTCCAGACTGGAGAAGAGATTG GGTGTAACAAGGGTCACCACGGACCAGTCCACTGCGTGAGGTATGCGCCAGGAGGGGAGTCATACACGTCAGGCTCAGAAGATGGGACGGTCAGAATATGGGTGGTGGGTTCGGTGAACCATGAGGAGAGCAATTCGAGTGGTCACGTTAAGCTTGTAGCAGAGGAGGTTGTGCGTAAAGCTGAAAGCCTGCGTATCAGTGAGAAAACCGTAGAAGCGAAATGA
- the LOC104774226 gene encoding serine-threonine kinase receptor-associated protein isoform X2 yields MGAPLVCHGHSRPVVDVAYSPVTPDGFFLISASKDSNPMLRNGETGDWIGTFEGHKGAVWSCSLDKNAMRAASASADFTAKIWNALTGDELHSFEHKHIVRACAFSEDTHLLLTGGMEKIVRIFDLNRPDAPPKEIGNSPGLIRTVEWLHSDNTILSSCTDTGDIRLWDIRSDKIVQTLETKFPVTSAEVSQDGRYITTADGSSVKFWDANNFGLLKSYDMPCNVESASLEPKHGNTFIAGGEDMWVHRFDFQTGEEIGCNKGHHGPVHCVRYAPGGESYTSGSEDGTVRIWVVGSVNHEESNSSGHVKLVAEEVVRKAESLRISEKTVEAK; encoded by the exons ATGGGTGCTCCGTTAGTGTGCCACGGGCATTCTCGTCCCGTCGTCGATGTGGCTTATAGTCCGGTGACTCCAGATGGGTTCTTTCTCATTAGCGCAAGCAAAG ATTCGAACCCGATGCTGAGGAATGGGGAGACTGGTGACTGGATAGGGACTTTTGAAGGACATAAGGGAGCAGTTTGGAGTTGCAGCCTTGATAAGAATGCTATGCGTGCTGCCTCAGCTTCTGCAGATTTCACTGC GAAGATATGGAATGCATTGACAGGAGATGAATTACACTCCTTTGAACACAAGCACATTGTCCGTGCATGTGCCTTTTCAGAG GACACTCACCTTTTACTCACTGGTGGAATGGAGAAAATTGTTCGGATATTTGATTTGAATCGGCCAGACGCACCACCAAAAGAAATTGGAAATTCCCCTG GTTTAATCAGAACCGTTGAATGGCTTCATAGTGATAATACTATCTTAAGCTCTTGCACAGATACCGGTGACATTAG GTTATGGGACATAAGAAGTGACAAGATTGTTCAAACATTAGAAACAAAGTTCCCAGTTACTAGCGCTGAAGTAAGTCAGGATGGGCGATATATAACTACTGCTGATGGATCTAGTGTTAAATTCTGGGATGCCAATAA TTTTGGATTGCTGAAGAGCTATGACATGCCTTGCAACGTTGAATCGGCATCCTTGGAACCAAAACACGGAAACACTTTCATTGCTGGAGGAGAAGATATGTGGGTGCATAGGTTTGATTTCCAGACTGGAGAAGAGATTG GGTGTAACAAGGGTCACCACGGACCAGTCCACTGCGTGAGGTATGCGCCAGGAGGGGAGTCATACACGTCAGGCTCAGAAGATGGGACGGTCAGAATATGGGTGGTGGGTTCGGTGAACCATGAGGAGAGCAATTCGAGTGGTCACGTTAAGCTTGTAGCAGAGGAGGTTGTGCGTAAAGCTGAAAGCCTGCGTATCAGTGAGAAAACCGTAGAAGCGAAATGA